Within the Cryptosporangium aurantiacum genome, the region CGGCCAGCGTCACCAACTCCATCGACGCCGAAGACCGCACAGACACGAAGCTCTCTCCCTCGGGCGTGGGCGCTGGCGAAGAGGCTCCATGCTAGGGGTCGGTATCTCGGCGGAGCGCTTGAAGCACACAGCGGGCCCGGAGCGTTTGCTCCGGGCCCGTCGCCATCTTGGGGTTCAGGCGGACATCCGTCGCGCGATGGCGGGGATGACGATCGCGGCGGCAACCACGTGGGTGACCATCAGCAGAATCTTGGTGCTGGGAGCGGCGTCCACGAGGACGTCCGGGACCAGCGAGAGCACGGTCAGCGCCACGGTGGCGCGGACGAACGTGCGGCGCGGGTGCCGGGCGAAGCGGCCGAGCGCGACGGCCAGCACCACCCCGACCAGCGAGAAGATCGCCGTCAGCTGGGTGAACCCGAGCAGCGGGATCGGCGCACCGGCGATGTCGAGGCTGATTCCGGCGGCGCGGCCGGCCGCCGCGACGGCGGTGGTGGCGATGCTCGCCGCGGCCGTGGCCGCGATCCCGGCGACGACCATGGAGCGGGTCGGGGAGACGGCCGGGAGGGTGGCGTGCGTGGTGGTCATTGCGGCCTCCGAAGCGACGGTGAGCCGGCCCTGCGCCGGTCTCTCATCACCACTACGAAGCCACCCCGCCCCCTACGACACCCGCGGTCCCGGGATAGCGGACCCATCCAGGGCAGCCCCAGCTACCCCAAGCGGGTCCACTCCCCTGACCAGCGATTCCGGAGACGAACGGCACCGTCGAGTGGGACCGCCTCTCCGCGAGGAAGCCGCCGGCTAGAACTGTGATTCACTCCAGCGGTGCCCCTGGGCGCACGCGCGGTTGGGCGTCGGCTCGGGCCCTTCGGGCAGAACGCAGCCGCCGAGCGCCACCTGCCCGGCCTCAGCAGCCTCGAAGGTCTCCAGGTCAGGCATACCGAACAGCAACGGCACACTCGGCGCGTCGCACGTGGGACAGGTCGGGTTCACGTCTCCACACGTTAGACGCCCCGCTCGGGGTGGTCCGCGGACGGTAGCCTGCGTCGACAACCGCGGCTTCTACCGGCCCCACATCCTGCTGCGCCGGATGCCCCCGCTGCCGCCGGTGGACATCGACTGAGTCCGGCTCCCCGGCTGGCGCCCGTGGCCCATACTCGCGACCGTGACCGAGATCTCTCGCCGATCGGCGCTGCTGGCCCTCGCCGGTGTCGGAGCGGTGACCGCCGCCGGGGGCGTTGCCTGGGCCGCGCTCCGGGACGACGCCTCCGAGTCGGGAACTCTGGAATCGATCCGCGCGCGTGCCTGGCGCGCCAGCATCGGCCACGACCAGTTCACGCCGCCGGTCCACAAGGACGGCACGCTGTACTGCTACGACCCGCAGGGCGTCGCGTACGCGCTCGATCTCCGCACCGGCGCCCTGCGGTGGAAATACGCGACGAACCTGCACCCGGCTCTCGCCGGCCCGGTTCCGGCCGGCAATCGGCTGATCGTCGGGGGCGCCACCGGCCCGGTCGCCGACACCACGACCGGCAAGCTCCTCGCCCTCGACCGCGAGACCGGCCGCGTGGCGTGGCAGCACTCACTCGCGGTTCTTCCGGTGGCAAAACCCATTCCCGGTACCGACCTGCTCGGGGTCGGCGACCAGTCCGGCCTCATTTCCGGCCGTAACATCGACGACGCACGCGAAGCCTGGCGAATTCCGGCTCGGGTCAGCGGGACGGACAACTTCAACGGGATCGTCCGGCTCGAGGCATCCGACGAACGCCTCTACGCGGTGTACGAGCACAGCGCGCTGGATTCCAGGACGCACATGCTGACCGCGATCGACGAGGGCGGGGCGGTCCTCTGGAGCGTCGATCGACAGTGGAGGCCCAGGAAGGCTCGCCGGGCCGATCCGGGCGGAGAGCCGCAACTCGTCACGTGGCTGAAGCCCGGGAGTGACGGCCTCCTGCACGTCCTTCGCTCCCCCACCAGCACGGACGGCTACGGCGTCGACGACCCGTCCACCAGCGAAGAGCTGATCACCTGCCGAGCGGATACCGGCGAGGTGGTCTGGCGGCTCGAGGCCCACCGCATCGACGCGCCCCCGAGGCTCGTCGACGGCGTCATTTATCTGAAGGCCAAGCGGCGGGCATCAGACCCGGCAGAGGTCCGCGCGATCGATGCCCGGACCGGAGAGGTGCGGTGGTCGTACACGTCGGCGGGGAGCGTCGTCGCGATGCTGGAGCGCTCCGACCAGACCATGATCGCCGTCGGGCGGGACGCGGTCTGCGCGGGCGGCGGCTTCGGTTTTGTGGTTCTCGATCGCGACTCCGGTAAGGAGCTCTGGTCCGCCCCCGAAGCGCGCGGGTACTTCGGGCGGGAACCGGTCGCGTCGGACGACGCGGTGTTCGTGACCGAGAGCAGCAATGAGAACTCGGTCGTCCGCGCCTGGCAGCTGCGCGACGGCAAACCGTTGCGCACCCAGGAAGGGCTCGCGGTCAGCGTCCACCTGCTGGTGGAGGACAACGTGTTGATCGCGACGACCGTGCAGGCGATCCACGCCTACCCGCTCCCGCTGAACTGACCCCTCGGTGCGCGCGGATCCGTTCCCGGTAGTTCTGCTGAGCGCCGGCGCCGTCGGTGCCGTGGCGGCGGCCCTCGCCGGTCGGTTCGACGGCGCGATCGCGGACTTGGACCGCACCGCCGAACTCGTCGGACGGATCGAGCTCGGCATGCGGCCTCGTCCGACCGACCTGCTCTGACCGCCTGCGCTCAGGCGGCGTCGGGTGCCCGAACGGTCCGGAGGCCGGCGAGGAACTTCCGCCGGAGCGCCGGGACCTTGCCGGTGAGCGCGAAGTAAGTTCGGGCGCCGGCGAGAGCCAGCCGTCCGACGACCCCGGACTTGTAGAGCGGATCGCCGGCGGAGGTGCCGTTGTTGTCGAGGGAGGCCGCGACCCGGGCGGTGCCGTTGGGCAGCATCGCCAGCTCGTAGTCCCCGATCGCCGCCACGACGTCCTTGCGGCCCTCGGAGGCCGCCGTGAGTTCGCGGCAGAGGACCGCGGCGTCCCACAGTGCGGTGTTCGCGCCGACGCCCTGGCCGGGGGTCATCGTGTGGATGGCGTCACCGAGCAGCGTGACGGTCGTCGGCGTCCACGCGGGGACCGGCGCCGACGTGGCGATCCGGAGCGCGAACGCCGCGTCGGGGTCAGAGAGCGTGAAAAGGCGGCGAAGGCTCGGATGCCAGTCGGTCGTCGCGTCGAGCGCAGCGCCGATCAGGTCGTGGCCACGCCGGTCGGCGATCCGCTCGGGGAATCGGTCGTGGACGCTCCACACGGAGAGGTTGACGTAGTCGCGGGAGCTGTCGAACTGCAGCCCGGACCAGGCGTCCAGGAGCGCGGCGTCGGCGGGGTCCTTCGGCCGTCCCTCGGCGTCCCAGGGGAACTCCATCACGTGCAGCATCCCGACCATCCCGCGCCGTCCGAAGATCAGCGACAGTCCATTGAGCACCTCGGGGCTCAACAATGCCCGCGTTTCCGCGGTCAACGGCGTCTTGGTGGCGATCGCGGTGATCCCGGTGTCGGTCACGGTCGCGTGCGGGAGGTACTGCCGCCGGACCGCGGATCGGGTGCCGTCGGCGGCCACGAGGACGTCGCCGGTCGCCTGGCTGCCGTCGGAGAAGAACGCGGTCACGGTGCCGTCGGGGTTTGTCTCGTACCGGGTGAACTCGCTGCCGTACCGCACCACGTCGTCCATGTCGGTGAACAGCACCTGGCGGAGCGTCGACCGGGAGACCGAGCGTTCGGCCTGGACGGCGAACCGGTCGGTGGGTAACGGGATGGACGCGGTGTGTTTCATCCCTTCGGTCAGCACGTTGAAGTACGACGGCGCCCGCGCGCAGGTCGCCACGAACGTGTCGAACAGCGTCGGTGGCAGGCAGTCGTGCAGCGCCTGGCTGCCGATCGCGTCGATGCCGACGCGGTAGCCGTAGAGGCCGTCGCGGCGCGATCCGTACCGCTCGTACACCGTCACGTGCACGCCGGCCTTCTTCAGCCCGTGTGCCAGGCACATCCCGCCGGTGCCACCGCCGATGACCATGACTCGCACAGTGATCCCCTCTCCTCCGGGATAGCTTGAAAATCAAGCTATCTGAGCGTAGGCACAGACTCCCTTGAAAATCAAGTAGTCTCCGGGCAACCGGAAGGGAGCCAGATGGCGAGCACGATGCAGGACACGTTGAGCGAACTCGGGCGCATCGTGCAGAGCTATCAAGCGGCCAACGACGACACCGATCGGGAAACCGCCCGGATCCTCCGGGTGAACCGGACCGACCTGCGCTGCCTGGAGTTGCTTCTGGACTCCGGCGGCGTCACCCCCCGGTCGCTCGGAGACCGG harbors:
- a CDS encoding PQQ-binding-like beta-propeller repeat protein; this encodes MTEISRRSALLALAGVGAVTAAGGVAWAALRDDASESGTLESIRARAWRASIGHDQFTPPVHKDGTLYCYDPQGVAYALDLRTGALRWKYATNLHPALAGPVPAGNRLIVGGATGPVADTTTGKLLALDRETGRVAWQHSLAVLPVAKPIPGTDLLGVGDQSGLISGRNIDDAREAWRIPARVSGTDNFNGIVRLEASDERLYAVYEHSALDSRTHMLTAIDEGGAVLWSVDRQWRPRKARRADPGGEPQLVTWLKPGSDGLLHVLRSPTSTDGYGVDDPSTSEELITCRADTGEVVWRLEAHRIDAPPRLVDGVIYLKAKRRASDPAEVRAIDARTGEVRWSYTSAGSVVAMLERSDQTMIAVGRDAVCAGGGFGFVVLDRDSGKELWSAPEARGYFGREPVASDDAVFVTESSNENSVVRAWQLRDGKPLRTQEGLAVSVHLLVEDNVLIATTVQAIHAYPLPLN
- a CDS encoding DUF6069 family protein produces the protein MTTTHATLPAVSPTRSMVVAGIAATAAASIATTAVAAAGRAAGISLDIAGAPIPLLGFTQLTAIFSLVGVVLAVALGRFARHPRRTFVRATVALTVLSLVPDVLVDAAPSTKILLMVTHVVAAAIVIPAIARRMSA
- a CDS encoding FAD-dependent oxidoreductase encodes the protein MVIGGGTGGMCLAHGLKKAGVHVTVYERYGSRRDGLYGYRVGIDAIGSQALHDCLPPTLFDTFVATCARAPSYFNVLTEGMKHTASIPLPTDRFAVQAERSVSRSTLRQVLFTDMDDVVRYGSEFTRYETNPDGTVTAFFSDGSQATGDVLVAADGTRSAVRRQYLPHATVTDTGITAIATKTPLTAETRALLSPEVLNGLSLIFGRRGMVGMLHVMEFPWDAEGRPKDPADAALLDAWSGLQFDSSRDYVNLSVWSVHDRFPERIADRRGHDLIGAALDATTDWHPSLRRLFTLSDPDAAFALRIATSAPVPAWTPTTVTLLGDAIHTMTPGQGVGANTALWDAAVLCRELTAASEGRKDVVAAIGDYELAMLPNGTARVAASLDNNGTSAGDPLYKSGVVGRLALAGARTYFALTGKVPALRRKFLAGLRTVRAPDAA